The following are encoded together in the Planctomycetota bacterium genome:
- a CDS encoding proton-conducting transporter membrane subunit: protein MEAYAWLLGIPLAAGAGIWALWILFGWAARRSAGALGVLATVAKIVAAVACAWTFVLAVNLWRVPPAPAAAAQSIDLGVVNLSAAFRADGLSSLIVLAAAGIALLVVFYSMRAMAGHAREPVFFAYLLWGLAAVMAAALADTFIVLLVAWEIATVLLYLLIGMGGPESRTGAMKTFAVLGFADACLLLGVVLLLGAGRLTPALAIGGTHVAADAPLTVVAYLLMVAAALAKAGAMPLHTWIPSASDAAPIPAFAFLPAALDKLLGIYLLARLTFETFAIGPALATVLMVIGAATILCAVFMAMIQHNLRRLLAFHAVSQVGYMVLGMGIAAAALAPSRLSGAPVPPAAMAIAAIAFAGGLFHMLNNSLYKCALFLGAGAAERVAGTTDLDRLGGLARVLPVTFVCSIVAALAISGVPPLNGFVSKWLVYQAALGLNTPLGTACLVAAVFGSALTLASFVKVLHSVFLGTRGSAVPADDRPRESFAMAVPMVVLALACVGLGVFGGWAVERLILPAAASVGIGTSAVGVAGSAIELRLDPARPFMGLWDPTLATGLILIGVAVGLGFYVLSRGMKVRIVSTFVGGEDASSDAQWHVSGTHFYETIRRLPGLRGLFGDASAGVFDVYRLSGHYGHTLVERLRAWHTGVLAAYTSWVLVGLMVLVLVLALNR from the coding sequence ATGGAAGCGTATGCTTGGCTGCTGGGAATTCCGCTCGCGGCCGGCGCCGGTATCTGGGCCCTGTGGATTCTTTTCGGCTGGGCCGCGCGGCGGTCGGCCGGGGCGCTCGGCGTCCTTGCGACCGTCGCCAAGATCGTCGCCGCCGTCGCCTGCGCCTGGACGTTCGTTCTCGCCGTGAACCTCTGGCGCGTGCCGCCGGCCCCCGCGGCCGCGGCGCAGAGCATCGACCTCGGTGTCGTGAACCTGTCGGCGGCGTTCCGCGCGGACGGTCTTTCGTCGCTCATCGTCCTGGCGGCGGCGGGCATCGCGCTCCTGGTCGTCTTCTACAGCATGCGCGCGATGGCCGGACACGCCCGCGAGCCCGTCTTCTTCGCCTACCTCCTTTGGGGCCTTGCGGCGGTCATGGCCGCGGCGCTGGCCGACACCTTCATCGTTCTCCTCGTCGCCTGGGAGATCGCCACGGTCCTCCTGTACCTGCTCATCGGCATGGGCGGCCCCGAATCCCGCACGGGCGCCATGAAGACCTTCGCCGTGCTCGGCTTCGCCGACGCGTGTCTCCTCCTGGGCGTCGTGCTGCTGCTCGGCGCCGGCCGGTTGACGCCCGCCCTCGCCATCGGCGGGACGCACGTCGCGGCCGACGCGCCGCTCACGGTCGTCGCGTATCTCCTGATGGTCGCCGCCGCCCTCGCCAAGGCCGGCGCCATGCCGCTTCACACTTGGATTCCGTCGGCCAGCGACGCCGCGCCTATTCCCGCGTTTGCGTTCCTCCCGGCCGCGCTCGACAAACTCCTCGGCATCTACCTGCTCGCGCGCCTAACGTTCGAGACGTTCGCCATCGGCCCGGCCCTGGCAACGGTCCTCATGGTCATCGGGGCTGCGACGATCCTCTGCGCGGTCTTCATGGCGATGATCCAGCACAACCTGCGCCGGCTGCTCGCGTTCCATGCCGTCAGCCAGGTCGGCTACATGGTGCTGGGGATGGGGATAGCGGCGGCGGCGCTCGCGCCGTCGCGCCTGAGCGGTGCGCCCGTTCCGCCGGCTGCCATGGCCATCGCCGCCATCGCCTTCGCCGGCGGCCTCTTCCACATGCTCAACAACAGCCTCTACAAATGCGCCCTCTTTTTGGGCGCCGGCGCAGCCGAACGCGTCGCCGGCACGACGGACCTGGACCGCCTCGGCGGCCTGGCGCGCGTGCTCCCCGTGACGTTCGTCTGTTCGATTGTCGCGGCCCTCGCCATTTCCGGCGTTCCGCCGCTGAACGGCTTCGTCTCGAAGTGGCTCGTGTACCAGGCAGCCCTGGGGTTGAACACGCCGCTCGGAACAGCCTGTCTGGTGGCAGCGGTGTTCGGGTCGGCCCTGACGCTCGCCTCCTTCGTCAAGGTTCTGCACTCGGTTTTTCTCGGGACGCGCGGCTCGGCGGTGCCGGCCGACGACCGGCCCCGCGAGAGTTTCGCCATGGCCGTCCCGATGGTTGTGCTGGCGCTCGCCTGCGTCGGCCTGGGCGTTTTCGGCGGGTGGGCGGTCGAGCGGCTCATCCTCCCGGCGGCTGCGTCCGTCGGCATCGGGACTTCGGCCGTCGGCGTGGCGGGGTCGGCCATCGAACTTCGCCTCGATCCCGCTCGGCCGTTCATGGGCCTCTGGGATCCGACGCTTGCGACCGGCCTCATCCTCATCGGCGTCGCCGTCGGCCTCGGGTTCTACGTCCTCAGCCGGGGAATGAAGGTCCGCATCGTCTCCACCTTCGTCGGCGGCGAGGACGCCTCGAGCGACGCTCAGTGGCACGTCTCGGGAACCCACTTTTACGAGACCATCCGGCGTCTCCCGGGGCTTCGCGGACTCTTCGGCGACGCGTCGGCCGGCGTCTTCGACGTCTATCGCCTCAGCGGACACTACGGCCACACGCTCGTCGAACGCTTGCGCGCCTGGCACACGGGCGTCCTGGCTGCTTACACCAGTTGGGTGCTCGTCGGCCTCATGGTGCTTGTGCTGGTGCTGGCGTTGAATCGGTGA
- a CDS encoding sodium:proton antiporter — MTLHMLPYLLAFLLLVVGIYALVAKRNVIKVIVGLLIMDYAVNLLLVLVGYRVVGGGAPMAPILTPDLTPADIAARAVDPLPQALILTSIVIGLSVTALVVAIAIRLYDRYGTFDTGRMRNLRG, encoded by the coding sequence ATGACCCTGCACATGCTCCCCTATCTCCTGGCCTTCCTCCTCCTCGTCGTGGGCATTTATGCCCTCGTCGCCAAACGCAACGTCATCAAGGTCATCGTCGGCCTGCTCATTATGGACTATGCCGTGAATCTGTTGCTGGTCCTGGTCGGCTATCGCGTCGTCGGCGGCGGGGCGCCGATGGCGCCGATCCTGACGCCCGACCTTACGCCGGCCGACATCGCCGCTCGCGCCGTCGACCCCTTGCCCCAGGCCCTCATCCTCACGAGCATCGTCATCGGCCTGAGCGTCACCGCCCTGGTCGTCGCCATCGCCATTCGCCTCTACGACCGGTACGGAACTTTCGACACGGGACGCATGCGAAATCTGAGAGGGTAA
- a CDS encoding DUF4040 domain-containing protein, which produces MDPLLILLLVLIGFMVVGSLVAIETRGLLSSVISVGAVGFALSVVFLLLGAPDLAITQVVVEILVLVVLVRVVITRRDETHATSRSTLAVGSVLLVLGILVAVVFWALGASGGAGLQMRPFGNPLLNEIGPAAAMAPAGAPAGAEPAPSPRRAGIEGADRPETIPQSIGGAYLQEGLKRTHAANYVMGIVLDYRGYDTLGEATVIFVSILGAYAVLRRIGRHSHARDEPDR; this is translated from the coding sequence ATGGATCCGTTGCTGATCCTGCTCCTGGTGCTGATCGGCTTTATGGTCGTCGGGTCGCTGGTGGCGATCGAGACGCGGGGCCTTCTGTCGAGCGTGATCTCGGTCGGGGCCGTCGGCTTCGCCCTCAGCGTCGTCTTTCTCCTGCTCGGCGCCCCGGACCTCGCCATCACCCAGGTCGTCGTCGAAATCCTGGTGCTCGTGGTCCTCGTGCGCGTCGTCATCACCCGGCGCGACGAAACCCACGCCACCAGCCGCTCCACCCTCGCCGTCGGCTCCGTGCTCCTGGTGCTCGGCATCCTGGTGGCCGTGGTCTTCTGGGCCCTCGGTGCGTCGGGCGGGGCGGGGCTCCAGATGCGGCCGTTCGGCAACCCGCTCCTGAATGAAATCGGCCCGGCTGCCGCAATGGCTCCCGCGGGGGCGCCCGCCGGCGCCGAGCCTGCCCCGAGTCCCCGGCGCGCCGGGATCGAGGGGGCCGACAGGCCGGAAACCATTCCCCAAAGCATCGGCGGCGCGTATCTCCAGGAAGGCCTGAAGCGGACCCACGCCGCCAACTACGTCATGGGCATCGTCCTGGATTATCGCGGCTACGACACGCTCGGCGAGGCGACGGTCATCTTCGTCTCCATCCTCGGCGCCTACGCCGTTCTTCGCCGCATTGGGAGGCACTCGCATGCGCGGGATGAGCCTGATCGTTAA
- a CDS encoding cation:proton antiporter (subunit B of antiporter complex involved in resistance to high concentrations of Na+, K+, Li+ and/or alkali) produces the protein MSLIVKNTTRLVAGFIALFGAYIVLYGHVTPGGGFAGGVIVAGALVLVVLAFGERFSREVISHEVVRASDAAGALAFLGVALFGYLAPNAGAFFANFPDLLGTPGNLLSAGTIPISNLAIGVKVGAGLFGVFLALALFRRRGEQRLMVPDAGRLDSEAQR, from the coding sequence ATGAGCCTGATCGTTAAAAATACGACGCGCCTCGTCGCGGGCTTCATCGCCCTCTTCGGCGCGTACATCGTTCTCTATGGCCACGTGACGCCGGGCGGCGGATTTGCCGGCGGCGTCATCGTCGCCGGGGCCCTCGTCCTGGTGGTGTTGGCGTTCGGCGAACGGTTCAGCCGCGAGGTCATCTCGCACGAGGTCGTGCGCGCCAGCGACGCCGCGGGGGCGCTCGCCTTTCTCGGCGTGGCATTGTTCGGATACCTCGCCCCGAACGCCGGCGCGTTCTTCGCCAACTTCCCGGATTTGCTCGGCACGCCGGGCAACCTCCTGAGCGCCGGAACCATCCCCATCTCGAACCTTGCGATCGGCGTGAAGGTCGGGGCCGGGCTGTTCGGCGTCTTCCTGGCCCTCGCGCTCTTTCGGCGTCGCGGCGAGCAGCGGCTCATGGTCCCCGACGCGGGACGCCTTGATTCGGAGGCTCAGCGATGA